From a single Syngnathus scovelli strain Florida chromosome 2, RoL_Ssco_1.2, whole genome shotgun sequence genomic region:
- the si:dkey-8e10.3 gene encoding serine/threonine-protein kinase SBK1 isoform X2, which produces MCWAGKSSQVPSVCSSKQWQWQWMRTTYCIDIICFAALLTTRCLKSSVYEMMELGLTDGSLIDELMVLTSQSLTQLEIQEHFNVIKEIGRGKYGKVLLVTHRFRGTPMALKVMPKSSTKLQGFLREYCISLHLSCHPCIVGLFGIVFQSNEHYCFAQELVIGKDLFAVIQPKVGIPESAAKRCVVQIASALEFIHSRGLVHRDVKPENILLLDHDCCQVKLADFGLAQKRGTLISFITGTLPYMAPELCNVALQEGQKEVTAPPLKVEPSLDTWAFGVLIFCILTGYFPWECCTDSDDCYQEFADWSSLGENANTEPDNNPQLWKKFTPEAMELFTKLLAVDAEKRCTEGVVGDYVGKAWLKKKHGMEQQKTVEKDKE; this is translated from the exons ATGTGCTGGGCAGGGAAAAGCTCTCAGGTCCCCTCGGTATGTTCATCCAAGCAGTGGCAGTGGCAGTGGATGCGAACAACATACTGTATTGACATCATCTGCTTCGCTGCACTCTTAACTACAAGGTGTTTGAAGAGTTCTGTCTACG AGATGATGGAGTTGGGCCTCACTGACGGCAGCCTGATTGATGAACTGATGGTGCTAACATCCCAGAGCCTCACCCAACTGGAGATCCAAGAACACTTCAACGTCATCAAAGAAATTGGTCGAGGAAAATATGGCAAAGTGCTGCTGGTCACACATCGTTTCAGGG GGACTCCCATGGCTTTGAAAGTCATGCCAAAATCCTCAACAAAGCTGCAGGGATTCCTGCGAGAGTACTGCATCTCCTTACATCTGTCCTGCCACCCCTGCATCGTGGGCCTCTTTGGCATCGTCTTTCAATCTAATGAGCACTACTGCTTTGCCCAGGAGCTTGTCATTGGGAAGGACCTATTTGCTGTCATTCAGCCTAAG GTGGGCATCCCCGAGTCGGCCGCTAAACGTTGTGTCGTCCAGATTGCCAGCGCTTTGGAGTTCATCCACAGCCGAGGCTTGGTCCATAGAGATGTTAAACCTGAAAACATTCTCCTGTTGGATCATGACTGTTGCCAGGTCAAGCTGGCTGACTTTGGTCTGGCCCAGAAGAGAGGCACTCTGATCAGTTTCATCACAGGGACCCTGCCTTACATGGCTCCTGAGCTTTGTAACGTTGCTCTCCAAGAGGGCCAGAAAGAAGTCACTGCCCCTCCACTGAAAGTGGAGCCAAGTTTAGACACCTGGGCCTTTGGGGTGCTTATATTCTGCATCCTGACGGGCTACTTTCCTTGGGAGTGTTGCACAGACTCAGATGACTGCTACCAAGAGTTTGCTGACTGGTCAAGCTTGGGTGAAAATGCCAACACTGAACCGGACAATAATCCTCAATTGTGGAAGAAGTTTACTCCAGAAGCCATGGAGTTGTTCACTAAGCTCCTGGCCGTGGATGCAGAAAAGAGGTGCACCGAAGGGGTGGTGGGAGACTATGTAGGCAAGGCCTGGCTtaagaagaaacatggaatggaGCAGCAGAAGACAgtagaaaaagacaaagaatAA
- the si:dkey-8e10.3 gene encoding serine/threonine-protein kinase SBK1 isoform X1: MCWAGKSSQVPSVCSSKQWQWQWMRTTYCIDIICFAALLTTRCLKSSVYGKTSIGLEMMELGLTDGSLIDELMVLTSQSLTQLEIQEHFNVIKEIGRGKYGKVLLVTHRFRGTPMALKVMPKSSTKLQGFLREYCISLHLSCHPCIVGLFGIVFQSNEHYCFAQELVIGKDLFAVIQPKVGIPESAAKRCVVQIASALEFIHSRGLVHRDVKPENILLLDHDCCQVKLADFGLAQKRGTLISFITGTLPYMAPELCNVALQEGQKEVTAPPLKVEPSLDTWAFGVLIFCILTGYFPWECCTDSDDCYQEFADWSSLGENANTEPDNNPQLWKKFTPEAMELFTKLLAVDAEKRCTEGVVGDYVGKAWLKKKHGMEQQKTVEKDKE; encoded by the exons ATGTGCTGGGCAGGGAAAAGCTCTCAGGTCCCCTCGGTATGTTCATCCAAGCAGTGGCAGTGGCAGTGGATGCGAACAACATACTGTATTGACATCATCTGCTTCGCTGCACTCTTAACTACAAGGTGTTTGAAGAGTTCTGTCTACGGTAAGACTTCAAT TGGGCTAGAGATGATGGAGTTGGGCCTCACTGACGGCAGCCTGATTGATGAACTGATGGTGCTAACATCCCAGAGCCTCACCCAACTGGAGATCCAAGAACACTTCAACGTCATCAAAGAAATTGGTCGAGGAAAATATGGCAAAGTGCTGCTGGTCACACATCGTTTCAGGG GGACTCCCATGGCTTTGAAAGTCATGCCAAAATCCTCAACAAAGCTGCAGGGATTCCTGCGAGAGTACTGCATCTCCTTACATCTGTCCTGCCACCCCTGCATCGTGGGCCTCTTTGGCATCGTCTTTCAATCTAATGAGCACTACTGCTTTGCCCAGGAGCTTGTCATTGGGAAGGACCTATTTGCTGTCATTCAGCCTAAG GTGGGCATCCCCGAGTCGGCCGCTAAACGTTGTGTCGTCCAGATTGCCAGCGCTTTGGAGTTCATCCACAGCCGAGGCTTGGTCCATAGAGATGTTAAACCTGAAAACATTCTCCTGTTGGATCATGACTGTTGCCAGGTCAAGCTGGCTGACTTTGGTCTGGCCCAGAAGAGAGGCACTCTGATCAGTTTCATCACAGGGACCCTGCCTTACATGGCTCCTGAGCTTTGTAACGTTGCTCTCCAAGAGGGCCAGAAAGAAGTCACTGCCCCTCCACTGAAAGTGGAGCCAAGTTTAGACACCTGGGCCTTTGGGGTGCTTATATTCTGCATCCTGACGGGCTACTTTCCTTGGGAGTGTTGCACAGACTCAGATGACTGCTACCAAGAGTTTGCTGACTGGTCAAGCTTGGGTGAAAATGCCAACACTGAACCGGACAATAATCCTCAATTGTGGAAGAAGTTTACTCCAGAAGCCATGGAGTTGTTCACTAAGCTCCTGGCCGTGGATGCAGAAAAGAGGTGCACCGAAGGGGTGGTGGGAGACTATGTAGGCAAGGCCTGGCTtaagaagaaacatggaatggaGCAGCAGAAGACAgtagaaaaagacaaagaatAA
- the si:dkey-8e10.3 gene encoding serine/threonine-protein kinase SBK1 isoform X3 — MMELGLTDGSLIDELMVLTSQSLTQLEIQEHFNVIKEIGRGKYGKVLLVTHRFRGTPMALKVMPKSSTKLQGFLREYCISLHLSCHPCIVGLFGIVFQSNEHYCFAQELVIGKDLFAVIQPKVGIPESAAKRCVVQIASALEFIHSRGLVHRDVKPENILLLDHDCCQVKLADFGLAQKRGTLISFITGTLPYMAPELCNVALQEGQKEVTAPPLKVEPSLDTWAFGVLIFCILTGYFPWECCTDSDDCYQEFADWSSLGENANTEPDNNPQLWKKFTPEAMELFTKLLAVDAEKRCTEGVVGDYVGKAWLKKKHGMEQQKTVEKDKE; from the exons ATGATGGAGTTGGGCCTCACTGACGGCAGCCTGATTGATGAACTGATGGTGCTAACATCCCAGAGCCTCACCCAACTGGAGATCCAAGAACACTTCAACGTCATCAAAGAAATTGGTCGAGGAAAATATGGCAAAGTGCTGCTGGTCACACATCGTTTCAGGG GGACTCCCATGGCTTTGAAAGTCATGCCAAAATCCTCAACAAAGCTGCAGGGATTCCTGCGAGAGTACTGCATCTCCTTACATCTGTCCTGCCACCCCTGCATCGTGGGCCTCTTTGGCATCGTCTTTCAATCTAATGAGCACTACTGCTTTGCCCAGGAGCTTGTCATTGGGAAGGACCTATTTGCTGTCATTCAGCCTAAG GTGGGCATCCCCGAGTCGGCCGCTAAACGTTGTGTCGTCCAGATTGCCAGCGCTTTGGAGTTCATCCACAGCCGAGGCTTGGTCCATAGAGATGTTAAACCTGAAAACATTCTCCTGTTGGATCATGACTGTTGCCAGGTCAAGCTGGCTGACTTTGGTCTGGCCCAGAAGAGAGGCACTCTGATCAGTTTCATCACAGGGACCCTGCCTTACATGGCTCCTGAGCTTTGTAACGTTGCTCTCCAAGAGGGCCAGAAAGAAGTCACTGCCCCTCCACTGAAAGTGGAGCCAAGTTTAGACACCTGGGCCTTTGGGGTGCTTATATTCTGCATCCTGACGGGCTACTTTCCTTGGGAGTGTTGCACAGACTCAGATGACTGCTACCAAGAGTTTGCTGACTGGTCAAGCTTGGGTGAAAATGCCAACACTGAACCGGACAATAATCCTCAATTGTGGAAGAAGTTTACTCCAGAAGCCATGGAGTTGTTCACTAAGCTCCTGGCCGTGGATGCAGAAAAGAGGTGCACCGAAGGGGTGGTGGGAGACTATGTAGGCAAGGCCTGGCTtaagaagaaacatggaatggaGCAGCAGAAGACAgtagaaaaagacaaagaatAA